The region TGCTCACTGTTTGTTGCGGATGTCGCAGGTCGTGACGACCGCTGCGGGAGGATCAGCTGGCCGAGTTCCTCGGTGCATCGGCAACGGCCGCCGTCGAACTCCCCATCATCCGGTCGACGTCGACCCCGAGGCAGCCTCTGGTGCCCCCGCCCCCTTGAGAGCACGGTGCTTCAGCGTCAGCCGCTCGCCGGCCCTGACCTCCTCGCGCATCCCCAGCCGCGCGGCGAGCCGGGTCGCCTCGCTCAGGGTCGTGGCGGCTTCGTGCACTCGGCCCTGGTCCAGCTGGACGTCGGCGAGGCGGATCAGGAGAGTGGCCAGGTTGGACGCGCTGCCGTGCTCCCGGGTGAAGTCGACCGCCCGTTGGAGCAACGCCGAGGCCGACGCGAGGTTGTCGCGGCGATGCTCGACCACGCCGAGGTTGCCGAGGACGCGTACCGCCCACTCGGGGTCGTACGTCGGAGTCTCGCCGTCGGCCAACGCCCGGGTGACCGCCTCGGGGTCGAACACTCGACTGGTCTCGCGGAAGGCGCGCTCGGCCGCGTCCCAGTCGCCCAGGTCGCGTGCCAGCTTCCCCGCCTCGAACGTCAGGTGGGCCACCAGGCCGGACGCCGCCGGCATGGTGAGGTCGGGCACCAACGCCTGCGCCTGGTCGAGGTGCGCCGCGGCCTCCTCGTGGCGTCCCTCCCGACGGTACGTCTGCGCGCAGCAGACCTGATGGCGTAAGCGTTCCTCGGGCGTCGTCGGTAGGTGCGAGACCCGGTCGAGGGCGAGCCACGCCTGGTCGAACTCGCCTCGCTGTGCGTAGATCCAGTTCTGGTACCAGCCGGTGTGCAGGACGAGCTCGTCGGCAGCCGTGGAGGACGCGTAGCTCTCGACCTCCGCGCAGGTCGCGAGCAGGTCGTCCCACCGGCCCACGGCGTCGAGGTCGGCCAGCACCGCACCGGCGAGCGCCAGCGCGTGGTGGACCTGCCCGCTGTCACGCGCCCAGGCGTACGCGACGTGCAGGTGCGGGCCGAGGGAGCGCAGCCGAGTGAGATCACGCCAGCTCGGATCGGGCAGCCGGTACTGGGCGGCGACCTCCAGCATGGTGGTCAGCCAGGCGGCGCGTACCCGGTCGCGGAGGTCGGGGTGTTCCTCCAGGAGACGTTCGACGTACGTCCGGGTCAGCGGCAGTAGCGTGAACATGCCGGCCCGCAGGTCGATCAGCGACAGTTGGATGAGCGTCTGGATGCCGTCGTCCCGGGCGACGACGTCCTCGCCGAGGCCCGCCGCGCGACCGAGGAGAGTGCGGTCCACGGGATCCTCGAACATGGCGATCGCCGCGAGCACCCACAGCGCCTCCGTGCCCTCCACCGCCCGGACGCTCTCCCGGAAGCAGAAGGCGGCGATGTCGCTGTGACCGGAGCCGAGGCGTCGGAGCACGGATTCGACCGAGTGCCCGAGGTTCATCAGACTCAGGCTCCAGACGATGGCGAGCGGAATACCGCCCGTCTTGCGAGTGAGCGCGGACGCCTCCGCCTGACTCAGCACAAGGTCACGCTGGTCGGCCTGGGCGGCGATCAGCTGCGCCGCCTCGTCCTGCGGCAGCCCGGACAGGCGGAGGGAGTAGGCGACGTCGAGGCGGTGCCGGGACGTGACGATCGCCTTGGTGGGCTGGGGCAGGTCGCGCAGGAAGGCGGCGATCTCGTTGTCGTCGACGGTCTCCAGGTTGTCCAGGACGAGCAGGATCCTGGTGTCACCGGAGAGTAGTTCCCCGATGACGGCCCGCTGTTCGCGGAACGGCATCTGGATCAGTTCGCCGCGTCCGAGCACCGAGCCCATCACTGTGAACAGGTCCCGGAGCACGGCCAGCTCGGGCTGCCGCGTGTTGATGCCGTGTGCGGTCAGCAGAGTCTGTTTCGCCGAGACCCAGATCGCCGCGTCGAACTGCCGTTGCCCTGGGTCGCCGTCGATCAGTTGGTACGCCGCCTCCAGGGCCAGCGACGTCTTGCCCACGCCCCCGATGCCGTCGATCACGACCACCCACGTCCGATCCTCGGGACGCATCCGCTTGAGCACCAGCTCAAGCTCCGTGGCTCGCCCGACGAGTCGGTGGTACGTCCGGTGTGGCAGGTTGTGCCGCGACGATCGGTCGCTCGGTGCCGGGGAGGTCGGCCGAGCCGTCGCGCGCAGCACCTCAAGCTGTTGTTGCTGGTACATCAGGGCGAAGGACGGTTGGAGCTCCGGCAGGTGTTGTAGCTCGTCGCGGAGGCAGCGGACGAGTTCCTGCAGGGCCCGGTCGACTCTCTCCTCGTTCACCGACGGGGCGAAGCGTCGGAGCACCTGGGCGAAGTCGTCGCTCGCCTGGTCCTCCGAGCGGGCCGGGTACAGCACGAGCTGCCGTAGCGCCTCACCGACGCTGGGTAGGTCCAGAACCGGCGCGTCGTCCAGGAGGAACGAGGTCAGTTCCCGGTCGACCGAGAGGTGCCGGTCGCGGAAACGCTCCACCGCCCGCTCTGTGGCCGCCCGTAGCCGCCGATCGAAGTCCCGCTTGCGAAGGTGGGCGCCGACGGCCGTCTCCACGGCTCGCACGAGGACGTCTGCCAGCATGCCTAGCACGGTAGGGCTTCGCTGCCACTTCCTCACCGGTCGGACGGTCGAGATGGGACGGTGCCCTCATCGGGGCCTCGGCAGCAGCATCGTCCGGCGGCCGGGATGGGCCACGGCGTACACCATCGCCCGCTGGACGTCCGCCAGTTCGAAGGATCGGCCCACCAGGTCCTCGGTCGGGATGGCGCCGGACGCCACCAGCGCCGCGGCTGCGGCGAAGTCCTCGCGGGTGTGGCTCACGGAACCGGTCAACATGATCTCTCCGCTGCGCAGGCGCGGCAGGGTGAGGTCGAGCGGAACCGACGGGGTCACGGACTCGAACAGGACCACCTGACCGCCGAGGCCGACGACCTCCATCGCCGTCTCGATCGACGCGCTGCCGCCACGGGTGACGACGGCCGCCGCCACCTCCGATCCGACCGCGGCGCGGATGCTCCGGACCGCGTCCCGCCCGTCCGGCTCGATGATCACATCCGCCTCGACCGGTGCGCGTCCGTCCACGTCGCGGGCTGTCGCGATGCCGACCGTGCGCAGGCCGCGGGCTCGGGCGGCGGCAAGGTGCAGGGCCCCGGTGAACCCGAGGCCGAACACGGCCAGCAGGTCTCCCGGCCGACATCCGCTGCGGTCCAGCGAGTGGACGACGCAGGCCGTCGGTTCGACCAACGCGGCGTCCTGGCACGTCGCCGCCGCTGCGAGGGGGAAGACGTCGACGTGCGGGACCACGAGCAGGTCGGACATCCCCTTCGGTCCGTGGGGCTGCCGGTGCGGGCCGGCGGCCTTCGCGTACGAGCACAGGTTGCTCCGCCCGGCTCGACAGAACGAGCAGTCACCGCACCTCGGAAGTAGCGAGACGGCAACCACCTCTCCCGAACGCAGACCCGTCGAAGCAGGCGCGTCGAGGACGACCGCGCCCACCTCGTGCCCGCCGAGCAGCGGATACTCCGGTCGGACGCCGCGGAACACCCGCTGCTCCCACGTGCAGATCCCGCAGGCGCCGACCGAGACCAGCACCTGCTGAGCAGCCCGCTGGGGCTCGGGCACGTCGCGGACCTCGACTCGGCGCGGTGCCACGAACACCGCCTGCCTCATGCACCACCGGGGCCGGTCGAGGACAGCGCTGTCAGCGGG is a window of Micromonospora sp. WMMD961 DNA encoding:
- a CDS encoding tetratricopeptide repeat protein codes for the protein MLADVLVRAVETAVGAHLRKRDFDRRLRAATERAVERFRDRHLSVDRELTSFLLDDAPVLDLPSVGEALRQLVLYPARSEDQASDDFAQVLRRFAPSVNEERVDRALQELVRCLRDELQHLPELQPSFALMYQQQQLEVLRATARPTSPAPSDRSSRHNLPHRTYHRLVGRATELELVLKRMRPEDRTWVVVIDGIGGVGKTSLALEAAYQLIDGDPGQRQFDAAIWVSAKQTLLTAHGINTRQPELAVLRDLFTVMGSVLGRGELIQMPFREQRAVIGELLSGDTRILLVLDNLETVDDNEIAAFLRDLPQPTKAIVTSRHRLDVAYSLRLSGLPQDEAAQLIAAQADQRDLVLSQAEASALTRKTGGIPLAIVWSLSLMNLGHSVESVLRRLGSGHSDIAAFCFRESVRAVEGTEALWVLAAIAMFEDPVDRTLLGRAAGLGEDVVARDDGIQTLIQLSLIDLRAGMFTLLPLTRTYVERLLEEHPDLRDRVRAAWLTTMLEVAAQYRLPDPSWRDLTRLRSLGPHLHVAYAWARDSGQVHHALALAGAVLADLDAVGRWDDLLATCAEVESYASSTAADELVLHTGWYQNWIYAQRGEFDQAWLALDRVSHLPTTPEERLRHQVCCAQTYRREGRHEEAAAHLDQAQALVPDLTMPAASGLVAHLTFEAGKLARDLGDWDAAERAFRETSRVFDPEAVTRALADGETPTYDPEWAVRVLGNLGVVEHRRDNLASASALLQRAVDFTREHGSASNLATLLIRLADVQLDQGRVHEAATTLSEATRLAARLGMREEVRAGERLTLKHRALKGAGAPEAASGSTSTG
- a CDS encoding alcohol dehydrogenase catalytic domain-containing protein codes for the protein MRQAVFVAPRRVEVRDVPEPQRAAQQVLVSVGACGICTWEQRVFRGVRPEYPLLGGHEVGAVVLDAPASTGLRSGEVVAVSLLPRCGDCSFCRAGRSNLCSYAKAAGPHRQPHGPKGMSDLLVVPHVDVFPLAAAATCQDAALVEPTACVVHSLDRSGCRPGDLLAVFGLGFTGALHLAAARARGLRTVGIATARDVDGRAPVEADVIIEPDGRDAVRSIRAAVGSEVAAAVVTRGGSASIETAMEVVGLGGQVVLFESVTPSVPLDLTLPRLRSGEIMLTGSVSHTREDFAAAAALVASGAIPTEDLVGRSFELADVQRAMVYAVAHPGRRTMLLPRPR